One segment of Thermus tengchongensis DNA contains the following:
- a CDS encoding Uma2 family endonuclease produces MATRYRFRVEEFERAFRDVPRVELLKGEVYQMSPIGPKHFLAVMRLDHRLKEALQGKALVAVQSPLYLSEDSESEPDLLVLQPPLERYEGRLPRPEDVLLLVEVADTSLAFDREVKLPLYAEAGIPEVWLVNLKENLLEVYREPKEGRYRAIRLLSPSETVSPLAFPEVSLPWA; encoded by the coding sequence ATGGCCACCCGCTACCGCTTCCGCGTGGAGGAGTTTGAGCGGGCCTTCCGGGATGTACCCCGGGTGGAGCTCCTAAAGGGAGAGGTCTACCAGATGAGCCCCATTGGACCCAAGCACTTTCTTGCGGTGATGCGCCTCGACCATAGGTTGAAGGAGGCCCTCCAAGGAAAGGCCTTGGTGGCGGTGCAGTCCCCCCTTTACCTTTCGGAGGATTCCGAGTCCGAACCCGATCTCCTGGTGCTTCAACCTCCCCTGGAACGCTACGAGGGCCGGCTCCCCCGCCCTGAGGATGTTCTCCTCCTTGTGGAGGTCGCCGACACCTCCTTGGCGTTTGACCGGGAGGTGAAGCTTCCCCTCTACGCCGAGGCCGGCATCCCCGAGGTCTGGCTGGTGAACCTCAAGGAGAACCTCCTGGAGGTCTACCGGGAGCCCAAGGAGGGGCGCTACCGGGCCATCCGCCTCCTCTCCCCCTCCGAGACCGTAAGCCCCTTGGCCTTCCCCGAGGTCAGCCTGCCCTGGGCGTAG
- the cimA gene encoding citramalate synthase produces MVEILDTTLRDGTQGEGISLSVDDKVAIARRLAAFGIHLIEGGWPGSNPKDAEFFQRMKGVDLGEARLCAFGATRRKGLLPEEDPSVLALLEAETPVVVLFGKSWTLHVLEALETSLEENLRMIQDTVSFFAQRGKRVIYDAEHFFDGYKEDPGYALETLEAAREGGADTLVLCDTNGGTLPEEVYAITKAVVERFPGVRIGIHPHNDAELAVANALAAVRAGATHAQGTINGYGERCGNLNLTSFLPALVFKYGIPALPPERLKGLKELSHFVDERANQTPNRRAPYVGESAFAHKAGVHVSAVLKNPRTYEHIPPDWVGNSRRFLVSDVAGRSNLLAKLQELGVDLSKEEAKRLLDEVKALEYEGYAFEGAEASFYLLAHRLKGGSLPFAVEGFSVFVHGSGLATAWAEATVRVRVGESLQHTAAESPFGPVSALDKAFRKAVLQFYPELADVELADYKVRILAGQEAGTNSGVRVMVEMKRGEERFATVGASENILEASLKALTDGYAYALLYPVREATPRAG; encoded by the coding sequence ATGGTGGAAATTCTCGACACCACCCTGAGGGACGGAACCCAAGGGGAAGGCATCAGCCTTTCCGTGGACGACAAGGTGGCCATTGCCCGGCGGCTTGCCGCCTTCGGCATCCACCTCATCGAGGGGGGTTGGCCGGGGTCCAACCCCAAGGACGCCGAGTTCTTCCAGCGCATGAAGGGGGTGGACCTGGGGGAGGCCCGGCTTTGCGCCTTCGGCGCCACGCGGCGGAAGGGCCTCCTTCCCGAGGAGGATCCCTCGGTCCTGGCCCTTTTGGAGGCGGAAACCCCGGTGGTGGTCCTCTTCGGCAAGAGCTGGACCCTACACGTGCTGGAGGCCTTGGAAACCTCCTTGGAGGAGAACCTCCGCATGATCCAGGACACGGTGTCCTTCTTTGCCCAGCGGGGCAAGCGGGTCATTTACGACGCCGAGCACTTCTTCGACGGGTACAAGGAGGACCCTGGGTACGCTTTGGAAACCCTCGAGGCCGCCCGGGAGGGGGGAGCCGACACCCTGGTCCTCTGCGACACCAACGGGGGCACCTTGCCCGAGGAGGTCTATGCCATCACCAAAGCGGTGGTGGAGCGCTTTCCTGGGGTGCGCATCGGCATCCACCCCCACAACGACGCCGAGCTGGCGGTGGCCAACGCCCTGGCGGCGGTGCGGGCCGGGGCCACCCACGCCCAGGGCACCATCAACGGGTACGGGGAGCGGTGCGGCAACCTGAACCTCACCAGCTTCCTCCCCGCCTTGGTCTTCAAGTACGGCATCCCCGCCCTCCCCCCGGAGCGGCTCAAGGGCCTGAAGGAGCTTTCCCACTTCGTGGACGAGCGGGCCAACCAGACCCCCAACCGCCGCGCCCCCTACGTGGGGGAGTCGGCCTTTGCCCACAAGGCGGGGGTGCACGTTTCCGCCGTCCTCAAGAACCCCCGCACCTACGAGCACATCCCTCCTGATTGGGTAGGGAATAGCCGCCGGTTTCTGGTTTCCGATGTGGCGGGGCGCTCCAACCTCCTGGCCAAGCTGCAGGAGCTGGGGGTGGACCTCTCCAAGGAGGAGGCCAAGCGCCTCCTGGACGAGGTGAAGGCCTTGGAGTACGAGGGCTACGCCTTTGAGGGGGCCGAGGCCAGCTTCTACCTCCTGGCCCACCGCCTCAAAGGGGGAAGCCTGCCTTTTGCCGTGGAGGGGTTTTCCGTTTTCGTGCACGGCTCGGGCCTCGCCACCGCCTGGGCCGAGGCCACGGTGCGGGTGAGGGTGGGGGAAAGCTTGCAGCACACGGCGGCGGAAAGCCCCTTCGGCCCGGTTTCCGCCCTGGATAAGGCCTTCCGCAAGGCGGTCTTGCAGTTTTACCCGGAGCTTGCCGACGTGGAGCTTGCCGACTATAAGGTGCGCATCCTTGCGGGCCAGGAGGCGGGCACCAACTCCGGGGTGCGGGTGATGGTGGAGATGAAGCGGGGAGAAGAGCGCTTCGCCACCGTGGGGGCCAGCGAGAACATCCTCGAGGCCTCCCTAAAGGCCCTCACCGACGGCTACGCCTACGCCCTCCTCTACCCGGTGCGGGAGGCTACGCCCAGGGCAGGCTGA
- a CDS encoding 2-isopropylmalate synthase, with protein MERHIRIFDTTLRDGEQSPGVALSLDQKLEIAHALARLNVDIIEAGFPVSGPLEFEAVRRIAAEVKGPIIAALARTHTLDIDQAAKALEKAEKPRIHVFTSASKIHLEYMLKKTEEEVLEMADRMVRYARQYVDDVEFSAQDVMRADWDFVKRLYEVAIEAGATTINIPDTTGYGTPNEYGALIRRIRDEVVRGRNVIISTHTHDDLGLATANALAGIENGAGQVECTINGIGERAGNTSLEEVVMALYVRRDWYKAKTQINTREIYRVSRLVERYTGMPVPPNKAIVGDNAFAHESGIHQDGVLKHRSTYEIMDAELIGRRPAVIVLGKHSGRAAFKKALEDLGYKDLTEDQLKVLFSRFKEIAEKKGPLSAEELQALVESEREPASQFFALEHVQFFSGSGLLPTATVKVKTPDGVRVATHTGDGPVDAVYKALEEAIGLRPELELYRVEAITGSTEALGQVTVRLRLGELQAVGVGVSPDIIEASALAFLDAAGKLASGRATRHPPSIEEVQRGV; from the coding sequence ATGGAAAGGCACATCCGAATCTTTGACACCACGCTGAGGGATGGGGAACAGAGCCCAGGGGTGGCCCTTTCCCTGGACCAGAAGCTGGAGATCGCCCACGCCCTGGCCCGGCTCAACGTGGACATCATTGAGGCGGGCTTCCCCGTATCCGGGCCCTTGGAGTTTGAAGCGGTACGCCGCATCGCCGCCGAGGTAAAGGGGCCCATCATCGCCGCCTTGGCCCGCACCCACACCCTGGACATCGACCAGGCGGCCAAGGCCCTGGAGAAGGCGGAAAAACCCCGCATCCACGTCTTCACCTCGGCTTCCAAGATCCACCTCGAGTACATGCTGAAGAAGACCGAGGAGGAGGTCTTGGAGATGGCGGACCGGATGGTCCGCTACGCCAGGCAGTACGTGGACGACGTGGAGTTTTCCGCCCAGGACGTGATGCGGGCGGACTGGGACTTCGTGAAGCGCCTCTACGAGGTGGCCATCGAGGCCGGGGCCACCACCATCAACATTCCCGATACCACGGGGTACGGTACGCCCAATGAGTACGGGGCCCTCATCCGCCGCATCCGCGACGAGGTGGTGCGGGGCCGGAACGTGATCATCTCCACCCACACCCACGACGACCTGGGCCTGGCCACCGCCAACGCCCTGGCGGGGATCGAGAACGGCGCGGGCCAGGTGGAGTGCACCATCAACGGCATCGGCGAGCGGGCGGGCAACACCTCCTTGGAAGAGGTGGTCATGGCCCTTTACGTGCGCCGGGACTGGTACAAGGCCAAGACCCAGATCAACACCCGAGAGATCTACCGGGTTTCCCGGCTGGTGGAGCGCTACACCGGCATGCCCGTGCCCCCCAACAAGGCCATCGTGGGGGACAATGCCTTCGCCCACGAGTCCGGCATCCACCAAGACGGCGTCTTGAAGCACCGCTCCACCTACGAGATCATGGACGCCGAGCTCATCGGGCGGCGGCCCGCCGTGATCGTGCTGGGCAAGCACTCCGGGCGGGCGGCCTTCAAGAAGGCCCTCGAGGACCTGGGCTACAAGGACCTCACCGAGGATCAGCTCAAGGTCCTCTTCTCCCGCTTCAAGGAGATTGCCGAGAAAAAAGGCCCCCTCTCCGCCGAGGAGCTCCAGGCCCTGGTGGAGAGCGAGCGGGAGCCCGCCTCCCAGTTCTTCGCCCTGGAGCACGTGCAGTTCTTCTCCGGCTCCGGCCTTCTGCCCACGGCCACGGTGAAGGTGAAGACCCCCGATGGGGTGCGGGTGGCCACCCACACCGGGGATGGCCCCGTGGACGCCGTGTACAAGGCCTTGGAGGAGGCCATCGGCCTCAGGCCCGAGCTGGAGCTCTACCGGGTGGAGGCCATCACCGGCTCCACCGAGGCCTTGGGCCAGGTGACGGTGCGCCTGCGGCTGGGGGAGCTCCAGGCGGTGGGGGTGGGGGTTTCCCCCGACATCATCGAGGCCAGCGCCCTGGCCTTCTTGGACGCCGCGGGCAAGCTGGCCTCAGGCCGCGCCACCCGTCACCCCCCCTCCATCGAGGAGGTCCAGCGAGGGGTTTGA